A section of the Verrucomicrobium sp. GAS474 genome encodes:
- a CDS encoding GDP-mannose 4,6-dehydratase gives MSAASTAPTALITGITGQDGSYLADLLLGKGYVVHGVVRRTSSLDRSRLGHLYADPAIYGQRLFLHYADLDDPTPLRRLLAKIAPDEIYHLAGQSHVGLSFEIAESTCDLTAMGTLRLLEMIRDLPKPPRLFHASSSELFGQPAVAPQTEATPWVPVSPYGAAKAFATRMVTIYRQTYGLHACNGILFNHESPRRGENFVTRKICRAAASIKLGLQKKLSLGNLDALRDWGYAPDYVRGMWLTLQQAEADDYVFATGELHSVRDLAAQAFAAVDLDWEPYVEVNPAFFRPAEAANLVGDPSRARQRLGWTPSRTFGEIIAEMTQSEYAALAKSA, from the coding sequence ATGAGCGCAGCGTCCACGGCACCGACTGCCCTCATCACCGGCATCACCGGGCAGGACGGCTCCTACCTCGCCGACCTCCTGCTCGGGAAGGGCTACGTCGTCCACGGGGTCGTCCGGCGGACCAGCTCCCTCGACCGCTCCCGCCTCGGCCATCTCTACGCCGATCCGGCCATCTACGGCCAGCGCCTCTTCCTCCACTACGCCGACCTCGACGACCCGACCCCCCTGCGCCGCCTCCTGGCGAAGATCGCCCCCGACGAGATCTACCACCTCGCCGGGCAGAGCCACGTCGGCCTCAGCTTCGAGATCGCCGAGAGCACCTGCGACCTCACCGCGATGGGGACCCTCCGGCTCCTCGAGATGATCCGCGACCTCCCCAAGCCGCCCCGCCTCTTCCATGCGTCGAGCAGCGAGCTCTTCGGCCAGCCCGCCGTCGCCCCCCAGACCGAGGCGACCCCCTGGGTCCCCGTCTCCCCCTACGGCGCGGCGAAGGCCTTCGCCACCCGGATGGTCACCATCTACCGGCAGACCTACGGCCTCCACGCCTGCAACGGCATCCTCTTCAACCACGAGTCGCCGCGCCGGGGGGAAAACTTCGTCACCCGGAAGATCTGCCGCGCCGCCGCCTCGATCAAGCTCGGCCTCCAGAAGAAGCTCTCCCTCGGGAACCTCGACGCCCTCCGCGACTGGGGCTACGCCCCCGACTACGTCCGCGGCATGTGGCTCACCCTCCAGCAAGCCGAGGCCGACGACTACGTCTTCGCGACCGGGGAACTCCACTCCGTCCGCGACCTCGCCGCCCAGGCCTTCGCCGCCGTCGACCTCGATTGGGAGCCCTACGTCGAGGTCAATCCCGCCTTCTTCCGCCCTGCCGAAGCCGCCAACCTCGTCGGCGACCCTTCCCGCGCCCGGCAACGCCTCGGCTGGACCCCCTCCCGGACCTTCGGCGAGATCATCGCCGAGATGACGCAGAGCGAGTACGCCGCGCTGGCCAAATCGGCTTAA
- the gmd gene encoding GDP-mannose 4,6-dehydratase: MKKAFITGITGQDGSYLAELLLSKGYEVHGLIRRASSFNTSRLDAIYSDPHESHARLFLHYGDLADASCLARLLAKIGPDEIYNLAAQSHVRVSFDTPEYTADITGTGTIRLLEAMRDSGLNKQSRFYQASSSEMYGLVQEVPQKETTPFYPRSPYGAAKMYSYWITINYRESYGLHASNGILFNHESPRRGETFVTRKITRAAAAIKLGLQEKLYLGNLDAKRDWGYAKDYVEAMWLMLQQEQGDDYVVATNETHTVREFLEVTFAHLGLDWQKHVEIDPRYFRPAEVDLLIGDATKAKQKLGWEPKVKFEELAKLMADADLHSLQNRLAGKIDSVER, encoded by the coding sequence ATGAAAAAAGCGTTCATCACCGGCATCACAGGTCAAGACGGCTCCTATCTCGCCGAACTCCTGCTGTCCAAGGGCTACGAAGTCCACGGCCTCATCCGCCGCGCCAGCAGCTTCAACACCTCCCGCCTCGACGCCATCTACTCCGATCCGCACGAGAGCCACGCCCGCCTCTTCCTCCACTACGGCGACCTCGCCGACGCCAGCTGCCTCGCTCGCCTCTTGGCCAAGATCGGCCCCGACGAGATCTACAACCTCGCCGCCCAGAGCCACGTCCGCGTCAGCTTCGACACCCCCGAATACACGGCCGACATCACCGGCACCGGCACCATCCGCCTCCTCGAGGCGATGCGCGACAGCGGCCTGAACAAGCAGAGCCGCTTCTACCAGGCCTCCTCCAGCGAGATGTACGGCCTCGTCCAGGAAGTCCCGCAGAAGGAGACCACCCCCTTCTACCCCCGCAGCCCCTATGGCGCGGCGAAGATGTACTCCTACTGGATCACGATCAACTACCGAGAATCGTACGGCCTCCACGCCAGCAACGGCATCCTCTTCAACCACGAGTCGCCGCGCCGCGGCGAGACCTTCGTCACCCGCAAGATCACCCGCGCCGCCGCCGCCATCAAGCTCGGCCTCCAGGAGAAGCTCTACCTCGGCAACCTCGACGCGAAGCGCGACTGGGGCTACGCCAAGGACTACGTCGAGGCCATGTGGCTCATGCTCCAGCAGGAGCAGGGGGACGACTACGTCGTCGCCACGAACGAGACCCACACCGTCCGCGAATTCCTCGAAGTCACCTTCGCCCACCTCGGCCTCGACTGGCAGAAGCACGTCGAGATCGATCCCCGCTACTTCCGCCCCGCCGAGGTCGACCTCCTCATCGGCGACGCCACCAAGGCGAAGCAGAAGCTCGGCTGGGAGCCGAAGGTCAAGTTCGAGGAGCTCGCCAAGCTCATGGCCGACGCCGACCTCCATTCCCTCCAGAACCGCCTGGCCGGGAAGATCGACTCGGTCGAACGGTAA
- a CDS encoding flagellar biosynthesis anti-sigma factor FlgM, which translates to MDAIRPTVTGAAGETPAIAYVGPSSSGNPVAEASTTPVDQVQISDQGSKTAEYIKQARNQSPVNIDQETIKKLKAAIAKGNYPAPALIQGLINLTGSGFSSEQDA; encoded by the coding sequence ATGGATGCAATCAGGCCAACTGTGACGGGCGCGGCGGGGGAGACCCCGGCGATAGCCTACGTCGGTCCGAGTTCATCCGGGAACCCTGTCGCGGAGGCATCAACCACCCCCGTTGACCAGGTTCAAATCTCCGACCAAGGCTCCAAGACGGCCGAATACATCAAGCAAGCCAGGAATCAATCCCCGGTGAACATTGATCAAGAGACCATCAAGAAGCTCAAAGCGGCGATTGCTAAGGGAAACTATCCTGCGCCCGCCCTGATTCAGGGGTTGATCAACCTGACTGGGAGCGGCTTCTCCTCGGAGCAAGACGCGTAA
- a CDS encoding TolC family protein translates to MSRAAEPLDTIATSPAASTTATAAPPIVVPGPVPSASAATAANAANSAPIPEPPPVIVIPDATTADPGATPKIIAAPVLTPLISSRPTYTLKDCVDIAIRQNSTLLQAKKKIEAAVGSIIQARAAFFPQLGYSGTYQYQENHWATIGINNGSVAATSWSNGFTITESLFSAGANTNRLGIARLSHSNQLLAYQAAIDDTLLSIRLAYYQLLLDQSSVEVHRQAIGLLDKQLKNEQNRFDAGLNSKSNVLRAQVTRANELPALLNAENAVRSDYIALSQLLNIPFRPDVDEAPFGVTGSLGFEPRTYSLKDTVAKALATRPELKAAENEIEISQKQLIVDRANILPHLNAFGQYSLASTGDVDHPNNYHDGYTVGIAANWNIFDGLATFGKMKSTRALMEAAIASRDQTRLQIESEVRGALNGLETAANTVESQARNVLVARENYILANAQYDAGLSTQLDILQARLDLTTAQTTVFKARYDYLAATAKLQRSLSSQFEIVSDTLPPTAPATQEIPTLSAPAKTAAPSPTPSPPPLRTAPPAAKPTEGQPPLPQP, encoded by the coding sequence TTGAGTCGCGCCGCCGAGCCGCTCGACACCATCGCGACGAGCCCGGCGGCCTCGACGACCGCAACGGCGGCCCCTCCCATCGTCGTTCCTGGCCCCGTTCCCTCGGCCAGCGCCGCCACGGCGGCCAATGCGGCCAACTCGGCTCCGATCCCCGAGCCGCCCCCCGTCATCGTCATCCCCGACGCGACCACCGCCGACCCCGGCGCGACGCCGAAGATCATCGCCGCGCCGGTCCTCACCCCCCTCATCTCGAGCCGCCCCACCTACACCCTGAAGGACTGCGTCGACATCGCCATCCGCCAGAATTCGACCCTCCTCCAGGCGAAGAAAAAAATCGAGGCCGCCGTCGGCAGCATCATCCAGGCCCGCGCCGCCTTCTTCCCCCAGCTGGGCTACAGCGGCACCTACCAGTATCAGGAAAACCACTGGGCGACGATCGGCATCAACAACGGAAGCGTCGCCGCCACCTCCTGGAGCAACGGCTTCACGATCACCGAGAGCCTCTTCTCCGCCGGGGCCAACACGAACCGCCTCGGCATCGCCCGGCTGAGCCACTCGAACCAGCTCCTCGCCTACCAGGCCGCCATCGACGACACCCTCCTCTCGATCCGCCTCGCCTACTACCAACTCCTCCTCGACCAATCGAGCGTCGAGGTCCACCGGCAGGCGATCGGCCTCCTCGACAAGCAGCTGAAGAACGAGCAGAACCGCTTCGACGCGGGCCTCAACAGCAAGAGCAACGTCCTCCGCGCCCAGGTCACCCGCGCCAACGAGCTCCCCGCCCTCCTCAACGCGGAGAACGCCGTCCGGTCGGACTACATCGCCCTCAGCCAGCTCCTGAACATCCCCTTCCGGCCCGATGTCGACGAGGCCCCCTTCGGCGTCACCGGCTCCCTCGGCTTCGAGCCCCGGACCTACAGCCTGAAGGACACTGTCGCGAAGGCCCTCGCCACCCGGCCCGAGCTCAAGGCCGCCGAGAACGAGATCGAGATCAGCCAGAAGCAGCTCATCGTCGACCGCGCGAACATCCTTCCCCACCTCAACGCCTTCGGCCAATACAGCCTCGCCAGCACGGGCGACGTCGACCATCCGAACAACTACCACGACGGCTACACCGTCGGCATCGCCGCCAACTGGAACATCTTCGACGGCCTCGCGACCTTCGGCAAAATGAAGTCGACCCGGGCCCTCATGGAGGCCGCCATCGCTTCCCGCGACCAGACCCGCCTCCAGATCGAGTCGGAGGTCCGCGGCGCCCTCAACGGCCTCGAGACGGCGGCGAACACCGTCGAATCGCAGGCCCGCAACGTCCTCGTCGCCCGCGAGAACTACATCCTCGCCAACGCCCAATACGACGCCGGCCTGAGCACCCAGCTCGACATCCTTCAGGCCCGCCTCGACCTCACCACCGCCCAGACCACCGTCTTCAAGGCCCGCTACGACTACCTCGCCGCCACCGCCAAGCTCCAGCGTTCCCTCTCCAGCCAGTTCGAGATCGTCAGCGACACCCTTCCCCCCACCGCGCCGGCCACCCAGGAAATCCCCACGCTCTCCGCCCCTGCCAAAACCGCCGCACCCAGCCCGACCCCGTCCCCCCCCCCCCTCCGCACCGCCCCTCCCGCGGCGAAGCCCACCGAAGGCCAGCCGCCGCTGCCCCAACCATGA